Within Deltaproteobacteria bacterium, the genomic segment TGAAGAGCGACATCGTTCCTTTGCTTACGGCCTGTATAGAAGGAACGCTCACGGGTATGGAGATCGAATGGGACAGTCGAGCCGCCGTCTGTGTGGTTCTGGCCTCGCAGGGATATCCCGGGCTCTACGAAAAAGGCAGGGTAATCACGGGACTGGACCAGGCCGAATCAGCCGAGGATGTTGTCGTGTTCCACGCCGGTACGGCGTTGCAGGAGGACAGGGTCGTGACCAATGGCGGAAGGGTTCTCGGAGTGACCGCTCTGGGAGAAGGAATCCCTCAAGCCGTCAGGAGAGCCTACGAGGTCTCAGAGAGGATTACCTGGGAAGGGGTGTACTACAGGAAGGATATCGGGGCCAGAGCTCTGGCACGCCTGCGCCAAGATTGCAGCTAACCTACTGGGTCCAGATGCGGGAGGGGAGATATCCCCTCTTTTCCCGGCGGCTGACCTCG encodes:
- a CDS encoding phosphoribosylamine--glycine ligase (catalyzes the formation of N(1)-(5-phospho-D-ribosyl)glycinamide from 5-phospho-D-ribosylamine and glycine in purine biosynthesis), with amino-acid sequence AEGRPYKGVLYGGLMIKDGNPFVLEFNARFGDPEAQPILVRMKSDIVPLLTACIEGTLTGMEIEWDSRAAVCVVLASQGYPGLYEKGRVITGLDQAESAEDVVVFHAGTALQEDRVVTNGGRVLGVTALGEGIPQAVRRAYEVSERITWEGVYYRKDIGARALARLRQDCS